The DNA segment ATGGAGCCCGGTCGACGGATCGCGTCGGCGTTTGGGGGCGGGTCGGCGAGCGCGCGCCTCGAGCGCTCGCCCTCGGCCATGTTCGGCGCTAGAGCGAGCGCATGGACATCTTCCGAACGTCGATCGCGCGTCTCCTCGAGAGCCGCCGAGGGGAGCGGTTCGCGCCCGTGCGTGTCTCACGCGACCTCGCGCAGCGGCTGAACCGCACTCTGGGTGAGCCGGCGTGCAACGCGGACGAGCTCGAGCGACGGCGTCAAGCGGCCGCGCGCCTCGAGGCCCTCAAGGGTGCCCCGGCGCCCGCGCCAGAGGCGGCGCCGCAGGCGCCGGTCGTGATCTATTACGAGCGCGATCGGAACGCCCGCGAGCTCGCGCGCATGGAGGATCTCCTCCGGGCCAAGGGCATCACCTACAGCCTGCTCGACGTCTCCGGTGACGCGGCAGCGCAGGCCTTCGCGCAGCGGGAGGCACGCGTGAAGGCCGACGACCTCCCGGTGGTGTTCGTTGGGCCCACGGCGGTGGGCCCCTACCCCGCCCTCGTGACCTTCGACGTCTCCGGCAAGCTCGCGAAGGCGCTCCGAGGCGGCTGAGCGGCCGTGAAGCTGCGCTCGTTCAAGCTCAACTTCGCCGAGCGCCGCGCCCGCGCGGTGCCGGCGACGGACGCCGCTGGCGCCCCCTTCGTCGAGGTCCCGATCGATCTCGTCGGCGAGGAGGGCGACGCGGCGCTGTCTGCGAGCGAGCCGCTCCGCGCGTGGTTTGGCGAGCGCGCTTCTGCCGCTGGCGCGGCCGTGCGGTCCATCTCGTTCGACCTCCCCCGTGGGCGCGCGTTGGCCACCGTCCGCGCACCGGACGACCGGGTCGAGGCCGTGCGGGTCGACGAGCACGCGTGCCCCGAGCTCTTCGACCTCGCGCGCTCGCTCACGCCCACGCTCTGCAACCTCGCGCTCCGCGTGCTCGCGCGGCGACCTACTCCCGGGTGAACCCGACGCTCGTGCCGAGGTGGCCGAGCCGCCGCGCCTCGAGGCAGGTGGGTGAGCCGACCTCGACGACGCGGCAGCCGTCGGGGCGCACGTCGTACACAGCGCAAGGGAACCTCCCGGCGACCGAGAGGTCGAGGGCGCCGCAGCGCACGCCGTCGTTGATAACAAAGCGAAAGTGCGGCGGTTTTTCGTATACGACCGTGAGGCGCCGCAGGCGCTCGTCGCCCATGCGGAGCTCGTCTGCCTCGAGCAGCGTCACCGTGTTCGGCCCGTGGTGGCAGCACCGGCCGCACGCGACGCAGTCCGAGCCGTCGAGCCGCGGAGGGCTCAGCTGCGGGCTCAAACGCGGTCTCAACGGCTCAGTGCGATCGCCGGCCACGGCAAGACCTCCAGCGCCGGCGACAGCTCCGCGAGGCCGCGCCGCACCTGCTCGATGGTGGGCCGGTTCTTCGGATCGCGTCGCAAGCAGTGGCTCGCGAGCCCGGCGACGCGCTCGAAACCGGCGCGCGCCGCGAGCTGCGAGAGCTTCGGCGGCCCGCCATCGTGGACGAGGTGGCTCGAGACCAGCGCGACCTGCTG comes from the Myxococcales bacterium genome and includes:
- a CDS encoding YkgJ family cysteine cluster protein produces the protein MSPQLSPPRLDGSDCVACGRCCHHGPNTVTLLEADELRMGDERLRRLTVVYEKPPHFRFVINDGVRCGALDLSVAGRFPCAVYDVRPDGCRVVEVGSPTCLEARRLGHLGTSVGFTRE